From Monomorium pharaonis isolate MP-MQ-018 chromosome 9, ASM1337386v2, whole genome shotgun sequence, the proteins below share one genomic window:
- the LOC105833471 gene encoding uncharacterized protein YJR142W isoform X1, producing the protein MAENDKKPMSRLMKLANKFNCFYLSGLHAGECRAFVVDGQQVGLVRPDVMKEILNHPQVFQVHPEYVQLNPAFRDYTERSARVDEVLREWMAGGKFVTLRGWREECHEVRAQFNTLPLFKMDRSATCLFGIRKYGVDINGYVMDPVKGLSIWLQKRSPNKQTWPAYWDSMVSGGLSVGYGINETAIKEAGEEAGIPNHLIAKLKSAGCVSFFFESERGLFPNTEFVYDLELPPDFVPNNSDGEVETFELLPVSECLERILSPHFKTTSVPVALDFLIRHGYITAENEPNFIQIVELLHVPLQTMYNHRHKVSNRMANGEAIETLEKV; encoded by the exons ATGGCGGAAAACGATAAGAAACCGATGTCACGTTTAATGAAACTCGCCAACAAGTTCAACTGCTTCTACCTGTCAG GTTTACATGCAGGAGAATGCAGGGCTTTTGTTGTAGACGGACAGCAAGTTGGTCTTGTTCGTCCGGATGTGATGAAAGAGATATTAAATCATCCTCAA gtgtTTCAAGTTCATCCTGAATATGTGCAATTAAATCCAGCTTTTCGAGATTACACTGAAAGAAGTGCACGCGTGGATGAGGTGTTGAGGGAATGGATGGCTGGTGGGAAATTCGTAACGTTGCGAGGTTGGAGAGAGGAATGCCACGAAGTGCGTGCACAGTTTAATACGCTACCGTTATTTAAGATGGACCGCTCGgctacat GTTTATTTGGAATTCGGAAATACGGAGTGGACATAAATGGCTATGTAATGGATCCTGTTAAAGGTTTGTCAATATGGTTGCAAAAGCGTAGTCCTAACAAACAGACATGGCCAGCGTACTGGGATAGTATGGTAAGCGGTGGATTGAGTGTTGGTTATGGTATAAATGAGACCGCGATAAAAGAGGCTGGCGAAGAAGCTGGCATTCCAAATCATCTTATCGCTAAGCTTAAGAGCGCCGGTTGCGTGTCGTTTTTCTTTGAAAGTGAGAGAGGCCTCTTTCCCAACACGGAATTTGTATATGATCTTGAACTGCCGCCCGACTTTGTACCGAACAATAGTGATGGAGAAGTTGAGACCTTCGAATTACTCCCTGTTAGTGAATGCTTAGAGAGGATACTTTCCCCACATTTCAAAACCACTTCTGTACCAGTTGCCCTTGACTTCTTAATTAGACATGGATACATTACAGCAGAGAATG AGCCTAACTTTATACAGATTGTGGAGTTACTTCATGTACCTCTGCAAACTATGTACAATCATCGACATAAAGTTAGTAATAGAATGGCTAATGGCGAAGCGATCGAAACATTAGAAAAAGtttaa
- the LOC105828382 gene encoding probable rRNA-processing protein EBP2 homolog: MSETSESESEYNSSDEELQEALAKGLLKPGLNVAVENGKQFKNCVSLMKQKLDEIKLNLPWVERLDMVNAPAPLAPELALQMQEQEVRRAKQLQGNKKLPQYNPSEDPVLNDFRRESMFHRQAQGAAMDGISKLKKLGVQTSRPDDYFAEMAKSDQHMQKVRENLMKKQTIAQRSEKVRQMRQQKKIAKQMQVEATLKKHEEKRKLSEEVKKYRKGIRKDLDFLDDKKKAQGKQPNRRLSLKAQLKTKMKAAKYGYGGKKRGTKWNTKSSSADVSEYKRPDNKRPGDGRKGKGGKGKMGKGKQRLGKSRRMQMKGKGKRKS; encoded by the exons atgtCAGAAACATCGGAGTCAGAGTCGGAGTACAATTCGTCAGATGAAGAG CTGCAGGAGGCCCTTGCGAAGGGATTGTTGAAACCGGGGCTCAACGTTGCGGTCGAGAACGGCAAACAATTCAAGAACTGCGTT AGTCttatgaagcaaaaacttgacGAGATAAAGCTGAATTTGCCATGGGTTGAGAGGTTAGACATGGTAAACGCACCTGCACCATTGGCACCAGAATTGGCGCTTCAAATGCAGGAGCAAGAAGTAAGGCGAGCCAAGCAATTACAGGGAAATAAAAAGTTACCTCAATACAATCCGTCCGAAGATCCTGTCTTGAATGACTTTCGTCGAGAAAGCATGTTTCACCGGCAGGCTCAGGGTGCTGCTATGGATGGTATCAGTAAATTAAAGAAGCTCGGTGTACAGACATCTAGACCGGACGATTATTTTGCAGAAATGGCCAAATCTGACCAACACATGCAGAAGGTACGAGAGAACCTGATGAAGAAACAGACGATAGCACAGAGGTCAGAAAAAGTAAGGCAAATGAGACAACAGAAGAAGATTGCAAAGCAAATGCAGGTTGAGGCAACTTTAAAGAAACACGAGGAGAAAAGAAAACTGTCGGAAGAGGTTAAAAAGTATCGCAAGGGCATACGGAAGGATCTCGATTTCTTGGACGACAAGAAGAAAGCACAAGGTAAACAGCCGAATCGCAGACTGAGTCTGAAGGCACAATTAAAGACGAAAATGAAGGCTGCGAAATATGGTTATGGAGGTAAAAAGCGAGGTACTAAGTGGAACACTAAGAGCAGCTCGGCTGACGTTTCCGAGTACAAACGACCAGATAATAAACGACCGGGAGATGGCAGAAAGGGGAAGGGTGGAAAGGGGAAGATGGGAAAAGGAAAACAAAGATTAGGCAAAAGTCGTAGAATGCAAATGAAAgggaaaggaaagagaaaatcGTGA
- the LOC105833471 gene encoding uncharacterized protein YJR142W isoform X2, with protein sequence MKEILNHPQVFQVHPEYVQLNPAFRDYTERSARVDEVLREWMAGGKFVTLRGWREECHEVRAQFNTLPLFKMDRSATCLFGIRKYGVDINGYVMDPVKGLSIWLQKRSPNKQTWPAYWDSMVSGGLSVGYGINETAIKEAGEEAGIPNHLIAKLKSAGCVSFFFESERGLFPNTEFVYDLELPPDFVPNNSDGEVETFELLPVSECLERILSPHFKTTSVPVALDFLIRHGYITAENEPNFIQIVELLHVPLQTMYNHRHKVSNRMANGEAIETLEKV encoded by the exons ATGAAAGAGATATTAAATCATCCTCAA gtgtTTCAAGTTCATCCTGAATATGTGCAATTAAATCCAGCTTTTCGAGATTACACTGAAAGAAGTGCACGCGTGGATGAGGTGTTGAGGGAATGGATGGCTGGTGGGAAATTCGTAACGTTGCGAGGTTGGAGAGAGGAATGCCACGAAGTGCGTGCACAGTTTAATACGCTACCGTTATTTAAGATGGACCGCTCGgctacat GTTTATTTGGAATTCGGAAATACGGAGTGGACATAAATGGCTATGTAATGGATCCTGTTAAAGGTTTGTCAATATGGTTGCAAAAGCGTAGTCCTAACAAACAGACATGGCCAGCGTACTGGGATAGTATGGTAAGCGGTGGATTGAGTGTTGGTTATGGTATAAATGAGACCGCGATAAAAGAGGCTGGCGAAGAAGCTGGCATTCCAAATCATCTTATCGCTAAGCTTAAGAGCGCCGGTTGCGTGTCGTTTTTCTTTGAAAGTGAGAGAGGCCTCTTTCCCAACACGGAATTTGTATATGATCTTGAACTGCCGCCCGACTTTGTACCGAACAATAGTGATGGAGAAGTTGAGACCTTCGAATTACTCCCTGTTAGTGAATGCTTAGAGAGGATACTTTCCCCACATTTCAAAACCACTTCTGTACCAGTTGCCCTTGACTTCTTAATTAGACATGGATACATTACAGCAGAGAATG AGCCTAACTTTATACAGATTGTGGAGTTACTTCATGTACCTCTGCAAACTATGTACAATCATCGACATAAAGTTAGTAATAGAATGGCTAATGGCGAAGCGATCGAAACATTAGAAAAAGtttaa